From Spea bombifrons isolate aSpeBom1 chromosome 6, aSpeBom1.2.pri, whole genome shotgun sequence, a single genomic window includes:
- the LOC128499974 gene encoding small integral membrane protein 4, whose translation MAGGGKMKSFLALVPGKRRFGIYRFLPFFFVLGGAMEWFMINVRIGKETFYDVYRRRQSERQYERNVEENLMKPPPSKE comes from the exons ATGGCCGGTGGCGGTAAAATGAAGTCGTTCCTCGCGTTAGTCCCCGGGAAGCGGCGGTTTGGGATTTACAGGTTCCTGCCCTTCTTCTTCGTTCTCGGAGGCGCCATGGAATGGTTTATGATTAACGTTCGGATCGGCAAAGAGACTTTCT ATGATGTTTACAGAAGGCGGCAGTCAGAGCGGCAGTACGAGCGAAACGTGGAGGAGAATCTGATGAAACCGCCGCCAAGTAAAGAATAG